The following proteins are encoded in a genomic region of Longimicrobiaceae bacterium:
- a CDS encoding roadblock/LC7 domain-containing protein yields the protein MSATPQQVRQWSEEVARDPGSMAFVPLAAAYRSQGRQDAALRLCIRGLERNPTNVEAHYLLGLLYREAGDGVRAFDEWDIALHLSPEHRMARRAVGLLCADRGEWAAAARHLSRAATDNPADAEVAEALANARQRAGGIGVPVTTPKPQPETQPASGSAQPQTAGGSVDAPRPAAPVASAEVPRPASPVISADAAQATASPQSADVRPATASASTDSGDARQATPPASNASADVQATTASVSTVSADAQPATAAVSTDAVDAQRAAAPSGAASGDSAATSDRPSSAASADAARARGDAAPASVGGATGEVWDTLEEEFRGFAAERGVVGAVLLDDHGYVLAGEMQVNGRDRGPEIAAVLSGASSEAERAIRHLSLGKWRGILLETPDATVRIAPTEDGGMLAVAARREVPTGRVLRVAARALDAAARFAGSGGGRP from the coding sequence GTGAGCGCCACGCCCCAGCAGGTGCGCCAGTGGAGCGAGGAGGTGGCGCGCGATCCCGGCAGCATGGCGTTCGTGCCGCTGGCAGCCGCGTACCGGTCGCAGGGGCGGCAGGACGCCGCGCTGCGCCTTTGCATCCGCGGGCTGGAGCGCAACCCCACCAACGTAGAGGCGCACTACCTGCTCGGCCTGCTGTACCGCGAGGCGGGCGACGGCGTGCGCGCCTTCGACGAGTGGGACATCGCGCTGCACCTGTCGCCCGAGCACCGGATGGCGAGGCGCGCCGTCGGGCTGCTGTGCGCCGACCGCGGCGAGTGGGCCGCCGCCGCGCGCCACCTCTCCCGCGCCGCCACGGACAACCCGGCCGACGCCGAGGTCGCCGAAGCCCTCGCGAACGCGCGGCAGCGCGCGGGCGGCATCGGCGTCCCCGTCACCACGCCCAAGCCGCAGCCCGAGACGCAGCCCGCATCCGGCTCCGCGCAGCCGCAAACCGCTGGTGGATCGGTAGATGCGCCTCGTCCCGCCGCTCCCGTCGCATCGGCCGAAGTGCCCCGCCCGGCATCCCCCGTCATCTCGGCGGATGCGGCGCAGGCAACGGCCTCGCCCCAGTCGGCAGATGTGCGGCCGGCGACGGCATCCGCATCTACCGACTCGGGAGATGCACGGCAGGCGACGCCGCCCGCATCCAACGCCTCGGCAGATGTGCAGGCGACGACAGCGTCTGTATCTACCGTCTCTGCTGATGCGCAGCCTGCGACGGCGGCCGTATCCACTGACGCGGTAGATGCACAGCGGGCCGCGGCTCCGTCTGGCGCAGCGAGTGGAGATTCGGCGGCGACATCCGATCGCCCGTCGTCGGCCGCTTCGGCGGATGCGGCAAGGGCGAGGGGAGATGCCGCTCCGGCGTCGGTTGGCGGCGCGACGGGCGAGGTGTGGGACACGCTCGAAGAGGAGTTCCGCGGGTTCGCGGCGGAGCGCGGGGTGGTGGGCGCGGTGCTGCTGGACGACCACGGCTACGTGCTTGCAGGCGAGATGCAGGTGAACGGTCGCGACCGCGGGCCGGAGATCGCCGCCGTCCTCTCCGGCGCCTCGTCCGAGGCCGAGCGCGCCATCCGCCACCTGAGCCTCGGCAAGTGGCGCGGCATCCTGCTGGAGACGCCGGACGCCACGGTCCGCATCGCCCCCACGGAAGACGGCGGCATGCTCGCAGTCGCAGCGCGCCGCGAGGTGCCCACCGGGCGAGTCCTCCGCGTGGCCGCCCGCGCGCTGGATGCCGCCGCGCGCTTCGCGGGCTCCGGCGGGGGGCGCCCGTGA
- a CDS encoding roadblock/LC7 domain-containing protein: MSAYAELLASVNAVRGVRGSMIVAAEDGLVVEEDLMIGVPGEAVAALVASLFRRARRSVQAADFGGASFLQVEGDDGLLFAAAPPQLGDLLLVVVAESWVNVGLVRLEAARVAGALG, encoded by the coding sequence GTGAGCGCCTACGCGGAGCTTCTCGCGAGCGTCAACGCCGTCCGCGGCGTCCGCGGCTCCATGATCGTCGCCGCCGAGGACGGCCTGGTCGTCGAGGAAGACCTGATGATCGGCGTCCCCGGCGAGGCCGTGGCCGCGCTGGTCGCCTCGCTCTTCCGCCGCGCGCGCCGCTCGGTGCAGGCGGCGGACTTCGGCGGCGCCTCGTTCCTCCAGGTCGAGGGCGACGACGGCCTGCTCTTCGCCGCCGCGCCGCCGCAGCTGGGCGACCTCCTTCTCGTCGTCGTCGCCGAGAGCTGGGTCAACGTGGGCCTGGTGCGCCTGGAGGCCGCGCGCGTGGCCGGGGCGCTGGGATGA
- a CDS encoding roadblock/LC7 domain-containing protein, which translates to MRRADLEQYVGDLAGPVERFAREAGVRLVLLINESGQVLAQRGFARALDVMGVAALGAGIHASSRAIARLLHMDGFRHLHQAGSAGQVFIGPFRTPAEELILITVFGEDSSLGLVRVFFDQLVGEVGRLPGWSAARPTGDAASFERDLEAGLDHFFGNV; encoded by the coding sequence ATGAGGCGCGCCGACCTGGAGCAGTACGTCGGTGACCTGGCGGGCCCGGTGGAGCGGTTCGCGCGGGAGGCCGGCGTGCGGCTGGTGCTGCTCATCAACGAGAGCGGCCAGGTCCTCGCCCAGCGCGGCTTCGCGCGCGCGCTGGACGTGATGGGCGTCGCGGCGCTGGGCGCCGGCATCCACGCATCGTCGCGCGCCATCGCCCGGCTGCTGCACATGGACGGCTTCAGGCACCTGCACCAGGCGGGCAGCGCGGGCCAGGTCTTCATCGGCCCTTTCCGCACCCCGGCCGAGGAGCTGATCCTGATCACCGTGTTCGGCGAGGACTCGTCGCTGGGCCTGGTGCGCGTCTTCTTCGACCAGCTCGTGGGCGAGGTGGGGCGGCTGCCGGGCTGGAGCGCCGCGCGCCCAACGGGAGATGCCGCCAGCTTCGAGCGCGACCTGGAAGCGGGGCTCGACCATTTTTTCGGAAACGTCTAG